The following DNA comes from Allobranchiibius huperziae.
ACTCCTTCGTCGTACTCAACCTGCTCGCCTTCACCTGCTTCGCCCTCCTTCCGGTCATGCCGCCGCGTCTCCTGTCGGGCACCGGGTACGTCGACACCGTCACGACCGGGTCGACGATCGGCTCCTGGGGGTCGCCCCTGGTCGCCGACGCCAACCAGCTGGCCGCCGTGCCGTCACTGCACATCGCGTGGGCCCTGTGGGTGAGCGTCATGCTCGCCCGGATCTCCCAACGGCGCTGGCTGCAGGCGCTGAGCGCCGTGCACGTGGCGCTGACCTTCGTCGTAGTGGTGGCGACGGCCAACCACTTCGTCCTCGATGCCGTCCCCGCGGCGATCTTCGTGCTGGCGTCGGTCTTCGTCGTCGAGCGCTGGCAGACCCGCTCCGAGCGTGGCCTGCTCGCGACCTCGGACGAGTTCTTCCTGGACGTCGAGCACGACGGGAATGCCCAGAACGTCGGCGGCTACGTGCTGCTCGGCGGTCCCGGCGCGACACCCCCGACCGTGGAGCAGGTTCGTGAGCTCATCCGCTCCGAGCTGGGTTCGTTCCCGCGCTTCACCTCCCGGCTCGCACCAGGTCGCGGGGCGGCACGCTGGGAGCCGGCCGGCGAGCCGGACTGGTCCAGCCACGTGACCGGACAGTCACTGCCCACGGGCACCGGGCTCGACGGGATGGATCAGGTGGTGGCGCGGTTCTGCGCGCAGGAGCTGCCACGTGACCGCCCGCTCTGGCGGGCGGTGCTCGTCGACGGGCTGCCGGGGGAGCGGTCCGCCTTCGTGATCGTCATGCACCACTGCATGGCCGACGGCATCGGTGCGGTGGTGCAGCTGCTCGGCCTGCTGCGCCCGCGGTTCGAGCTGCCCATCCCCGCGGCGAACGCGCCGTCCGCGGCCCGCCGCGCAGGCGCCGTGGTCGTGGGCCTGGGACAGCTGGCCACCGACGGACGACCGTCCGCCCTGCTGCCGACCGGCTCGAGCCGCCGCAGCTACAGCTCGATGCAGCTGCCGCTGGAGCAGGTCCGCTCGATCGCCCGCGCCCACGACGCCCGGGTCACCGAGGTCCTGCTCGCCCTGGTCGGTGCGGGGACGGCCGCGGCGTACCCCGATCTGGCCCGGACCTGCGAGGGGCGGCTGCGGGTGTCGGTGCCGATGATGCTGCGGGCGCCGGGCAGCGGTGCCGACGGGAATGTCACGGCCGCCGTCATCGTGGACGTGCCGCTGCGGGATCAGCCCCTGGCCGATCAGTTGCGCACCCTGCGGACCTCGGCCGCCGCCTTGCGCTCGCCGGCCAGGGCTTTGGCGTCGCGGTGGGTGATGGCGACGGCCCTGCGCTGCGTGCCACGACCGGTGCGGCGCAGCTTCGCCCGGTCGGTCTACGGGCGGCGCTACTTCCACGCGATCGTCTCCAACATGCCGGGGCCGGACCGCGATTTCACGCTCAGGGGGGCGCCTGTGACACGGGTGATGCCACTGCTGCCGCCCGCACCGGGGGCACCCCTGGCGGTGGGTGCACTGAGCTGGGGCGGTCTGCTCGACGTCAGCATCGTGACCGACGCCGCGAGGTTGGACGCCGTCCTCCTGCGCGAGGCGCTCGATGAGCGGTTCGCCGCTGCCGCCTCAGTCGGCGTCGAGGACGGGTTCGCCCCAGATGAGCGCCAGATAGAGCCGGGCCCGCTCGGCCGGTGAGTCCAGCGCGGGGCCGAACGCCTCGCGCAGCTGCTCGACGCGGTAGCGCACCGTCTGAGGATGGATGTGCAGCTCCTCGGCGATCTCCACACGGGAGCCCATGTGCCGAAGCCACGAGGTGAGTGTCTCGATCAGTCTCTCGCGCGTCGCCTGCGGCAGGTCGTCCAGCGGTGCCAGCACCTGCGACCGGAGCGCTGCGACGCGCTGCGGCCGTTGGTGCACGATGAGGGTGTCGAGATGATCGCCGACGAATGCGACCGACTCGGTGATGAGCCCGGATCGCTGCAGTGACAACGCACTTCGTGCGAGGGTGAGGCTGGTGCGGGCCTGGTCGA
Coding sequences within:
- a CDS encoding phosphatase PAP2 family protein — encoded protein: MSVRTTSHSPRPPAWSELVIGLALFAVYLGVDHLGGAGRRAAAERHARGLIDLERWLHLDVERSWNAWLASRHTLMVAANYEYATTYILSAALLLLLTYWRMPGVYRMARDSFVVLNLLAFTCFALLPVMPPRLLSGTGYVDTVTTGSTIGSWGSPLVADANQLAAVPSLHIAWALWVSVMLARISQRRWLQALSAVHVALTFVVVVATANHFVLDAVPAAIFVLASVFVVERWQTRSERGLLATSDEFFLDVEHDGNAQNVGGYVLLGGPGATPPTVEQVRELIRSELGSFPRFTSRLAPGRGAARWEPAGEPDWSSHVTGQSLPTGTGLDGMDQVVARFCAQELPRDRPLWRAVLVDGLPGERSAFVIVMHHCMADGIGAVVQLLGLLRPRFELPIPAANAPSAARRAGAVVVGLGQLATDGRPSALLPTGSSRRSYSSMQLPLEQVRSIARAHDARVTEVLLALVGAGTAAAYPDLARTCEGRLRVSVPMMLRAPGSGADGNVTAAVIVDVPLRDQPLADQLRTLRTSAAALRSPARALASRWVMATALRCVPRPVRRSFARSVYGRRYFHAIVSNMPGPDRDFTLRGAPVTRVMPLLPPAPGAPLAVGALSWGGLLDVSIVTDAARLDAVLLREALDERFAAAASVGVEDGFAPDERQIEPGPLGR